In the Microbispora sp. ZYX-F-249 genome, one interval contains:
- a CDS encoding quaternary amine ABC transporter ATP-binding protein has product MTVSSVTEQESPASVPDGDRPTVLDVRGLWKVFGQRADRVVGTPLAELDRAELKRTSGCVAAVRDVSFSVCRGEVFVVMGLSGSGKSTLVRCLNRLVEPTAGEVLLDGEDVLGYAGKRLRELRRHRFGMVFQHFGLLPHRRVLDNVAFGLEIRGVKKADRLARAQEVLELVGLAGFEGSYPDQLSGGMQQRVGLARALAVDPEVLFFDEPFSALDPLIRREMQNEVIRLHHEVGKTMIFITHDLGEALKLGDRILIMRDGELVQTGTPDEVVGAPADDYVRDFVSDVPRSDVLTLRWIMRDAAPDDPLDGPELSPDTVIRDAARTVLSAGRPVKVVRDGELLGVVTPAEVLEVIAGAGGQS; this is encoded by the coding sequence ATGACCGTATCCTCTGTGACCGAGCAGGAGAGTCCGGCGAGCGTGCCGGACGGCGACAGGCCCACGGTCCTCGACGTACGCGGCCTGTGGAAGGTCTTCGGGCAGCGCGCCGACCGCGTCGTCGGCACGCCGCTGGCGGAGCTCGACCGTGCGGAGCTGAAACGGACGAGCGGGTGCGTGGCCGCGGTGCGGGACGTCTCCTTCTCGGTGTGCCGGGGTGAGGTCTTCGTCGTCATGGGCCTGTCCGGCTCGGGCAAGTCCACGCTCGTACGGTGCCTGAACCGGCTGGTCGAGCCGACGGCGGGCGAGGTCCTGCTCGACGGCGAGGACGTGCTCGGCTACGCCGGCAAGCGCCTGCGCGAGCTGCGCCGCCACCGGTTCGGCATGGTGTTCCAGCACTTCGGCCTGCTGCCGCACCGCCGGGTCCTGGACAACGTGGCCTTCGGCCTGGAGATCAGGGGCGTGAAGAAGGCCGACCGCCTGGCCAGGGCCCAGGAGGTGCTCGAACTGGTGGGCCTCGCCGGGTTCGAGGGCTCCTACCCCGACCAGCTGTCCGGCGGCATGCAGCAGCGGGTCGGCCTGGCCCGCGCCCTCGCCGTGGACCCCGAGGTGCTGTTCTTCGACGAGCCGTTCTCCGCGCTCGACCCGCTGATCCGGCGTGAGATGCAGAACGAGGTCATCCGCCTGCACCACGAGGTGGGCAAGACGATGATCTTCATCACCCACGACCTCGGCGAGGCGCTCAAGCTGGGCGACCGCATCCTCATCATGCGGGACGGCGAACTCGTGCAGACGGGCACCCCGGACGAGGTGGTCGGCGCCCCCGCCGACGACTACGTGCGGGACTTCGTCAGCGACGTCCCCCGGTCCGACGTCCTCACGCTGCGCTGGATCATGCGCGACGCCGCCCCGGACGACCCCCTCGACGGACCGGAGCTGAGCCCGGACACCGTCATCCGTGACGCGGCGCGCACGGTCCTGTCCGCCGGGCGCCCGGTCAAGGTGGTGCGCGACGGCGAGCTGCTCGGCGTGGTCACCCCGGCGGAGGTGCTGGAAGTCATCGCCGGCGCGGGCGGGCAGAGCTAA